Below is a window of Pseudodesulfovibrio sp. 5S69 DNA.
TTCGTGGAACAGCCTGATCTGGTAAGCGTAGCATCGCCTGGTCAGGGTGTAGACGGTGTCCGCCTCATATATGGGCAGCCGGCTGACCTCGATGATGCCGCCGCTGTCCACCTGGGGCTCCATGAAGTGGCAGGTCACGCCGTATTCCTTCTCGCCGTTGTAGATGGCGAAGTTGGTGCAGCCGATGCCGGGGTACTCCGGCGGGCCGGGGTGGAAGTTGATCGCCCCGAGGGAGGCCCGCTCCAGGAGGGAGCCGGGCAGGACCTGCGGGCAGAGGTAGGAGACGAGCCAGTCGCCCGCCCAGGAAGTTACGGACTCCGGGAGCCGCTCCCCCCGCGCGAGGCGGATCACGACGGCGTTCTCAAAGAGTTGCCCGACGGTGTCGGCCGCGTCGTCGGTGTATGGGTCGTTCCTTTTCCCTATGAACAGGATGGACATGATCTTTTTCCTTGTCGTGTGCCGGTTGCGGGTCGGCGGTTTGCATCGCGGGACCGCGCCTAGGTTGTCTCAAAAAAAAACAATAGGCAATGGTTTGTTTGCAGACGGAATTTTACCACAATACACTAAAATAACGCATTATTTTTGTGGTTTTGCCAAACCGGCCGAAGCAGGCTGGACCAACTGTCCGATTTTTCAGACTATATCTAGACTACGCGGCAACCCTTGCAGGGCGGGGGTTTTCAGGAATTTACACGAACAGACTTGATTTAACTGGATATCCCTTGTATGAATGCGAGTAACGGTCAAAAACTGTCATCGCAAGACCGTGGATTCCATGCGCTTGAAACGTTTGGGATTCGGGCCTGCCGGAGGAAAAGACGAATGCCGATAGCGGATTCAGAGTGTATTTTCTGCAAGATCGTGGCCGGGGAGATCCCCTGCGCCAAGATCTTTGAATCGGACACGGTCCTGGCTTTCCTGGACATCGCGCCCGTGCATCCGGGCCATGCCCTGGTGCTGCCCAAGGACCACCATCCGACGCTCATGGACGTCCCCCCGGCGCTCGGCAACGACCTGTTCCAGGCCTTGTCCGCCGTGGGCGGCGCGGTCATGGAGGCCACGGGAGCCGACGGGCTCAACCTCATGCAGAACAACTTCGAAGCAGCAGGACAACTGGTTCATCACGCGCATTTTCATCTCATACCGAGGTTTACGGACGACGGCCTGAAACTGTGGGCCCAGTCGTCCTACGGGAACCCGGACGACATGCAGAAACTCGCGGCCACTATCGCGGGATTGCTGAAGTAAGTTATTGATAACCCTTTTTGGAGGCAATCGATGAGCACTCTCACCAAAGCCGGAATCGTGGACTACATCTACGAACGCACCGACAAGAATCGCGCCGAGATCAAGGACCTGGTGGAGACCATCCTTGAGGTCATGAAGAAGTCCATCAAGAAGGACCATGCCCTGCTGATCTCCGGTTTCGGCAAGTTCGAAGCGTACGACAAGCGCGCCCGCAAGGGCCGCAACCCGCAGACGACCCAGACCATCACCCTGCCCCCGCGCAAGGTGGTCGTGTTCCGGTTGTCCCGCAAGTTCCGCGCCGAACTGAATCCCTAGGCCGAAGACGCAAAAAAGGGCCGAGTGGCGACACCCGGCCCCGAAGTTCGGTCAAACGCCGGACTTACGGCTTCTTCAGCACAAACCCCTTGGGGTAGTCCGTCTTCAGTCTGTCCAGGGCGGCCCCGGCCGTTGCCTCGTCCGGGAACGAACCCGCCTGCACGCGGAACAGCCCCTCGTCGGTCTTGACCATAACAGAGCCCTTGTAGCCGTCCGCAATGAGACGCTCGAGGGCTCTGTCCGCGTTTTTCTGGTCCGAGAACGCGCCCACCTGCACATAATAGGGGCCGGGAGCGGCCATGGCTGGCGCAGCAGCCGGCGCCGCAGTCCGGGTCGCACCCGGCACCTCCGCCTCGTCCCCGATGCCGACGATCTCGTCCTCCGGATCGGCCGGAGCCTGCACCGGAGTCGGCTTGGCCTCGGCGCTCGCGGCCGGTCCCGCTGCCTGTTCCGTGGCCGGAGGCGTGCCCTGGGCTACGGCGGCTTCGGCCTCGCGCTTGAGCTGGTTCGCGTCGGGCAGGGGCTCCTCGGCCAGGGTGGTTTCGCCTACGGAAGGCGGTTTGGTCCCGGCCTGCTTGGCCGCATCCACCTCGTAGACCTCGTCGATGGGCGCATCCAGGGGCTTTTCCTCGCCCACCACGTGGGTCTCCTCGATGACGGGCGGCTCGGTGGCCTCGACCTGTCGGGCCGGTTGCTTGACCGGCGGCGCGGATTCGATGTGTTTGCGGAAGCAGCCGCCGAGGACAAGGGCGGCCGCGGTCAGCACCGCAAGGGCCAGTATGGTTTTCTTCATGGGTAGCTCCCCCCTGTTCTGTCACTGTGGCGTATCTGTCTAGATTATGTCTAAAGTATACGTCAAGGGTGGCCTTGGCAAGCGGTCGCGGGACAGACCCCGTCAAGTTGTTTTTTTATGCCTATCGGGCGTTTTTCCCCGACATTCTCTCCCGAAACCCGGATCTGGCGAAAACAGGGTGTAGGCTGTCCGGGAAGTCCGGGGATCGGCCCCGGACCCATCCCGGTCAGGGGCGGGGACTGCGGTCTCCGCCCCTTCAGGGCCGATCGGCCGACCTGCACGGCGCCTGATCCGGGGCGGCCGCTTCCCTTCCTTCACCGTCCATGGCGGACAATCTGCCCGGCTGCAAACGCGGGATGGACGCGGGCCGTGCCCTTGGGCTACCCTGCGCCCATGCGCATAGGACGATACGAAATACGCGGCCTGCTCGGCCGGGGCGGCATGGG
It encodes the following:
- a CDS encoding SPOR domain-containing protein, which encodes MKKTILALAVLTAAALVLGGCFRKHIESAPPVKQPARQVEATEPPVIEETHVVGEEKPLDAPIDEVYEVDAAKQAGTKPPSVGETTLAEEPLPDANQLKREAEAAVAQGTPPATEQAAGPAASAEAKPTPVQAPADPEDEIVGIGDEAEVPGATRTAAPAAAPAMAAPGPYYVQVGAFSDQKNADRALERLIADGYKGSVMVKTDEGLFRVQAGSFPDEATAGAALDRLKTDYPKGFVLKKP
- a CDS encoding formyltransferase family protein; this translates as MSILFIGKRNDPYTDDAADTVGQLFENAVVIRLARGERLPESVTSWAGDWLVSYLCPQVLPGSLLERASLGAINFHPGPPEYPGIGCTNFAIYNGEKEYGVTCHFMEPQVDSGGIIEVSRLPIYEADTVYTLTRRCYAYQIRLFHEVMHRILAEGGLQPNGLQWQRKAYTSRDFRELYTITPSMSEAEIARRTRAVTFPGYPGPELLLHGKRYVLQELNRPIPTDG
- a CDS encoding HIT family protein, with the translated sequence MPIADSECIFCKIVAGEIPCAKIFESDTVLAFLDIAPVHPGHALVLPKDHHPTLMDVPPALGNDLFQALSAVGGAVMEATGADGLNLMQNNFEAAGQLVHHAHFHLIPRFTDDGLKLWAQSSYGNPDDMQKLAATIAGLLK
- a CDS encoding integration host factor subunit alpha; the protein is MSTLTKAGIVDYIYERTDKNRAEIKDLVETILEVMKKSIKKDHALLISGFGKFEAYDKRARKGRNPQTTQTITLPPRKVVVFRLSRKFRAELNP